ctttttattatatatctcgaTCACACATTCACTGCCAATAAAGTTTCTTACTTCCCCCAGCTCATGATAGCTCTATCGTAGTTTTAGGACATTCACAACTATGACGCATAAGAATGATACCGTTGTAATACTAACACAACACTTATCCAAGGGAGGATAGATGAAGCTGTTTTTAAATGTTATAGGAAAAGTTCAATAAATACACTCTCTACGTGTGATTTGTGTGCCTGTGGTTTCTACCGGACGGTTTTGTTTGCATTACATTTGTGCAATGGTGGGGAGCTTTGTGTCATTAAATTTGTGTGAGAAGTGTTTGCGCGCACTGGATATATTGCATACATAGGTCCTTCCATGGGTTTGcttgtatatgcgtgtgcctgGTTTTGCCTCCATGCATGCATAACATCCCCGGCGATCCGCAAGCGCACGCTGGCACTGCCCTCGCTGAGCAGCCAGCGCGCCGCCGGAGACCCGTGTGGGAAAGGCGGTGAGCGAGGCACTGTCTTGCTCCCACCGAGCGCCCCTGGCCGGACCTCGGGTGAAAGTAGAGCCACCAGACCTTGGCCGCCCACGACTGCCTGCCCGCCCGCTGTAACAGATATTGAGAGTTCTGCACACAAGCTTTCCTGCAATCTCAGGCACTTGGCCGTTCATTTATTTCTCATGGTTTCGTCGAGTGTCATTGTGTCAAATGCTTCGACTATgcaaggaagggtgggggtgagagagaaggagataataagagagagaatgagagataagataataagagagagaatgataaatagggagatagtaagagggacaaagagagagagagagagagagagagagagagagagagagagagaaagagagagagacagagagagagagagagagagagagagagagagaataagagaggagagagaataagagagagggagaaagaagaacaagagagagggaaagaataagagagagggagagaataagagagagggagagaataagagagagggagagactgagagagagagagagagagagggagagactgagagagagagagagagggagagactgagagagagagagagggagagactgagagagagagagggagagactgagagagagagagggagagactgagagagagagagggagagactgagagagagagagggagagactgagagagagagagggagagactgagagagagagagggagagactgagagagagagagggagagactgagcgagagagagggagagactgagcgagagagagggagagagtgagagagagagagggagagagtgagagagaaagagagagggagagactgagagagagagggagagactgagagagacagagagagggagagactgagagagagagagggagagactgagagagagagggagagactgagagagagagagagactgagagagagagagagagagagagagagagagagagagagagagagagagagagagaagagagagagagagagagagagagagagagagagagagagagagagagagagagagagagagagagagagagagagagagagagagagaaagacggagagactgagagagagagagagtgggagagactgagagagagagagagagagagagagagagagagagagagagagagagagagagagagagagagagagagagagagagagagagggagagggagagactgagagatagagagggagagaactgagagagagagggaaagaccgagagagagagagggaaagaccgagagagagagagagagagggaaagaccgagagagagagagagagggaaagactgagagagagagagagagggaaagactgagagagagagagagagggaaagactgagagagagagagagagggaaagactgagagagagagagggagagagactgagagagagggagagagactgagagagagagagagagggagagagagagagagagagggagtgagagagagagagagagagagagagagagagaaataagagagagggagaaagaataagagagagaggagagagaataaagagaatagaggagggagagaataagagagagaggggagagaataagagagaggaagagagaatgagagaaaggaagagaatgagagagagagggagagactgagagagagagagggagagactgagagcgagagaggagagactgagagcgagagagggagagaactgagagtgagagactgagagactgagagactgaatgtgagagagagagagagagagagagagagagagagagagagagagagagagagagagagagagagagagagagagagagagagagagagagactgagagagagagggagagactgagagagagagactgagagagagagagagagagagaagagagagagagagagagagagagagagagagagagagagagagagagagagagagagagagagagagagagagagagagagagagagactgagagagagagagagagagagactgagagagagagaggagagaatgagagagagagagaggagagaatgagagagagagagagagaatgaatgagagagagaatgagagagagagaatgagagagagagagaatgagagagagagaagagagagaatgagagagagtgaatgagagagagagaatgagagagagaatgagagagagagagagagaatgagagagagagagagagggagagagagagagagagagggagagagacagagagagagagagaggcagagagaaagagagagggagagagagagagagagaaagagagagagagagagagagagagagagagggagagagggagaaacaaagagaaagagagagagagaaagagagagagagagagagagagagagagagagagagagagagagagagagagaagagagaaagagagagagagagagagagagagagagagagagagagagagagagagagagagagagagagagagagggaggaagagggagggagagagagagagatacaaacagggagatacagcatatatatatatatatatatatatatatatatatatatacatatatatacatatatttatatatatatatatagagagagagagagagagagacatagagagagagagagagagagagagagagagagagagaaagaaagagagaaaagaaagaaaacagaaacaaagaaagagagagagagaaagacaaagttgCAAACCCTCGCGAGTCACGCCCTCCCAGCCCGCAATGAGCACGGTGGCGCGCCGCTGTCCACTCGGCGCCTTTGCACATCCATTGTTCCTTTGGTCTCACTTTTACCTTGTTAGGAGAAACGTCATGGCGCTGCAGTGTCGTGTAACCGCCGCGGAGGCCATCGCCTTCGCTTCCTTATCTTTTCACTTTCTCATTATACACTGCGGTCTTAATGCGATGCGGTGCGCCCTATTTAGTGGTCGAACTGCACGGTCGTAGTAAATGGTTGTGCTAACATCATTATAATATGTTATGTTTGTTATGTTTGTGATTTATTGGGATGGAATTTTTCTACGATCATGATGAACTCTAATGCATGTAATCATGACTACAATACTTATACGCAGTATATTTCATTGGTGTTCTGATTCCCATACGATTTGCATAAGATTTGCAGTGAGATGACATCCCCCTCAAACCCACTTTTCCCACGACCACACGATGCTCTAATGTGACGCCACCTTTCCTTTATGTTCTCAGAGTATAACATTTTCCTCAAGCGATGTGCTgatgccctttctccctccttccccctccctccttaggATTGGTGGGGCAGCGAGGGAGCTAGACCAGATCGGGCCAAAAATTTTCACCGACCGAACCAACACGACACTGAACTGCGCTTCAGGCTCCATGTTGGTGGATGTGGAGTTCTACGAGCCCTTCTACGGCATCATCTACCCCAACGGATCCAGAAATTCGGCGTGCAAAGTGCAGGGCCATGGCAAGACGAAGTACCACCTCGATCTCCCTCTGAAAGGATGCGGCACCGAGAGGGTAAGTTAGTGTGCTTTCTTTCGTCTTTGGTGAATGTCTCTTTGAGGGAGACCCACTGGACTTTTTTCAGAGGCACCACGGGAGTGTATATTATCGTTTGATTTTTTGGTTACTCCTTTATCATACTGTGGTATTAATattcctctatatatctatatgattttgtatttgaatattgaataaacatttattttaCATTCAAGGGAAATTTAGTACAGTTAGTAAATGAGACTGTTTACGCACCCTCGTCTGATTTTAGTCTCGATACAATTGTTGAAAAATCAACAGTGTTTTTATGCGTGTTTGcatatgtccatatgtgtgttcgtgagtgcaTGGGGTGTGAGAATGTGTGAGTAAGCGTGTGTGACCCAACAACCGAGCAACGAGTACTGAAGCAGGCGCTCCTGAACAGGTGGAACGGCGAGTGTTCGTGAATAACATCATCGTGAGGTTCCACCCCGGGCTGGAGCTGGAGGGCGACGAGGTCAAGACCATCATCTGCCGATACCCGAGTCCGGAGGtcatcccgccgccgccgccgcccgtgccTATCAAGTAAGTCCTTTGGCCTTCAAAGAaggatatatgcaaaaaaaaaaaaaaaaaaaaaaaaaaaaaaaaaaaaaaagcaagctaTTCCGCCCGTTCTAAAGCCCGACGTCCTACAGGGCCGGCCCCCCGCCCCCGGGAGTGCCCCAGCGCGTGAGCGAGGTGGAGATCCTGCTGATCATCTGCGCCATCGTGTTCCTGGCGCTGCTCCTGGTGGGGATGGCGTGCTCCTACACCTGCCTGAAGAAGCGCAACATCCGGCTGGTCAGACGCCGCCCCATGTCCCTGGGCGCCGCCTCGGACATCACCAAGATGTCAGGTTCGTCGCTCATCTTTGACGGCGTCAAGATCCCGCGCGCGCACGCGACCTCCACGTCCGACTCCGACACGGCGCTGGTCTCGCAGCCCGACACGCTGCCCTCCGACTACCCGTCCGACCCACCGTCCAGCGGATCCGAGGTGGAGGAGGCCGACCTGCGCTCGGTGGAGCGGCGCTCGTCCGCCGCCTCGAGCCGCATGCAGGAGGAGACGATCCACGCCTTCCAGAACCAGGCCTTCATCATGGAGGAGGACCGCCTGTCCTCCGCCTACTCCGACGCCATGCTGCAGAGCGAGGCCGAGATGGTGACGGCCGCGACGGTGTCCCGGCCGCCGCAGCCGAGCTTCCTGGTGCGCGTCAAGCGAGCGCCCACGCCGCCCAAGACCCCCGAGCCCGACTACCCCGTGATGCTGGCGCAGGCGCAGTCGCTCACGACCATCCTGGAGAGCGACGAGAGCTTCCGCGCCGAGAGCATCCCCGGCTCCGAGCACGCGCTGCTCGTGTCGGAGTCCGAGGACCTCATCCCGCCGCCCGCCATCCTGCCGCCTCCCGAGTACGCCCACGTGCACCGCCGCACGATGGAGATCCCCcgcccgccaccgccgccaccctCCGACTACGGCTCTGTCGCCCGCTCGGTGTCTGAGCACGACCTCATGGTGGACACGCGCGAGGCCACGCGGCGAGACCTGCGCCACGTGGAGAACGTGCAGCTCATCACGACCGAGACCACGGACGTGCGGGAGACGGTGGAGCGCAACGGACGCCGCTACCTGGTGCGTCGCGCGCCCTCGGAGCCCGACTCCGAGTACCCGTCGGAGGCCCGCAGCGTGACGGACGTCGTGGAGGACCTGCCCGTGGTGCCGCGTCCGCCGGAGGTGACCAGCCACGTGGTCGACGACCGCCACATGTCGACCATCACTGAAACGACCACCACGGAGGACATCGAGCGCCACCGACGCTTCGTCAAACAGGTAAGACTGATGAATACGATCGCCGTCAGATGAGCGAGAACGGCGGCGCCGCTCATTCCAGCCCTTGTTAGGAGTGCCGAAGCGAGCTGAGCAAATGCCATTTCTTTTCTTGCAGTACCACGTGAAGCCCAAGGCGCTGCCGCCCCCGCGCTGGAACGTGGCCATCCGCCACTACCCGGGGCCGAAGTACGCCGACGAGGTGGAGTCGTCGGGGCCCGAGTGGGAGGGCTACAGCGAGCCCGGCTCCGACGTGTTCCGCCAGCACCTCTTCCACGCTGACGAGGACGACCTGACGCAGCTGGAGGTGGAGAGACTGGAGCACCCGCCGCCACCCAACTGGAACGTCCTGCTGCGCGTGCTGGAGCCGCCGCGCACAGAGGAGGCCGTGCAGTACGTGCTGACGAGGGAAGACCGCGAGAAGTGGCGCCAGATCATCAGCACGGAATCGACACTGCGGACCATGCTGACGACGGCCACCGTCAGGGAGGACTTCGAGCGCATTCGCCACGACCAGAGGTGATGCGCCGCCGCCTTGTACTTACacgaacacgcgcgcgcgcacacacacacacacacacacacacacacacacacacacacacacacacacatatatatatatatatatatatatatatatatatatatatatatatatgcatatatgtatatacatacatacttaaatacatacatacatacatacatacatatatatacacacacacacacacacacatatatatatatatatatatatatatatatatatatatatatatatatatatatcatatgcatatatgtatgaacatacatacttaaatacatacatacatacacatatatatatatatatatatatatatatatatatatatatatatatatatatatatatatatatatatatatatcttatgcatatatgtatatacataaatacttaaatacatacatacatacatatatatatatatatatatatatatatatatatatatatatatatatcatatgcatatatgtatatacataaatacttaaatacatacatacatacatacatacatatatatatatatatatatatatatatatatatatatatatatatatatatatacacacacacacacacacacacacacacacacacacatatatatatatatatatatatatatatatatatatatatatatatatatatatatacatatatacatatatatatatatatatatatatatatatgtatatatatatatgtatatatatatgtatatatatatgtatatatatatatatatatatatatatatatatatatatgtatatatatatttatatatatgtgtgtgtgtgtgtgtgtgtgtgtgtgtgtgtgtgtgtgtatatatatatgtgtgtgtatatatatatatatatatatatatatatatatatatatatacatatatatatatatatatatatatatatatatatatatatatatatacacacacacacacacagacacacacacacacacacacacatatatatatatatatatatatatatatatatatatatatatatatatatatatatatatatatatatataattttaaaaaaattgtgtgaaatatgtagaaaaaatatcCATATAAAGGTATTTCAAATTTCAAATAACCGCATAGCACtgagataacccccccccccccgtacaaaCCAACCCTCTGCTCACCTCGCCCTGACGGCCACGTGACATCCTCCCGACTTCCTCCTCCCAGGTACGAGAAGCTTTTCGAGCCGAAGAAGTGGGACGTGATCATCCGCATCCTGTCGCCGCCGGACATCCCGCACGACCGCTACGACTCCACCTCCGAGGCCCCGTCGGCGTCGGACACCGAGAGTCTGCCGTCGCGCGATGGACGAAGGTGCGGCTCTGGCCCTGGCTTGGGCTCCGGTGTTCGAACTCTGGTCCTGGCTTGGGCTCCGGTGTTCGAACTCTGACCCTGGCTTATGTTCTGGCGTTCGGCCCTGACTTGGGCTGTTTGGTGCTTTTATGtgtctgggagagggagggagggagagagagagagagagagagagagagagagagagagagagagagagagagagagagagagagagagagagagagagagagagagagagagggcaagagagaggagggcaagagggagagagagggcaagagggagagagagagggagggcaagagggacagagagggagggcaagagggagagagagagagggggagggcaagagggagagggagagagaaagaggggggacaaaagagagagggtggagggcaagagggagataaagagagagggaggacaagagagagagggtggagggcaagagggagaaagagagagggagggagggagggcaagagggagagagagagagggagggagggagggcaagagggagagagagagggggagggcaagagggagagagagagggagggagggcaagagggagagagagagagggggggagggcaggagagagagagagagagagagagagagagagagagagagagagagagagagagagagagagagagagagagagagagagagagcccgcaTGCACGCATTTCAGTGATAATTGTCGCGATTGCAGGTATCGCAAGCACGAGACGGTGGTGACGGTGCGGCGGCCGTCGCTCCCTCCGCTGTACGAGTACGACTCCGACGGGAACCCGATCATCGTGCGGCGCCCGGGTCCGCCCTCCGCCCGCTCCCGCAGGTCTTCCAAGTGAGTAGACCAGCCGTGATGCCTCCGAGTGCCCCTATATCGCagcctttcccctctccgtcgCCTCCGCCCGCACCGACTCACTCTCCTTCGCCCGCAGGTCGAGCATCCACTCCGGCATCGACGTCCGCTCCATGACGGAGACGGAGGTGAACTTCGCGCGCGCGGACACGTGGAGCGAGGCGAGCGGCCCCAGCATGGCTCGCTCCATCGCCGACCGCTCGCAGCCCGAGATGACGTACACGGTGCCCGTCCTCCCCGACGATGAATACCCCGACACTGACTTCGACGACCGCATGTCGGCAAGAACCGGCCGCTCCCTGGCTCGCTCGGCCTCCGAGTTCACCGAGGACTGGCGGCACCACGTAAgccacccttttccttcctttactttctcGAATCGTTTAGTAAATTGATAATATATCTGGTTTGTCCCTAGTCATTTTAGCTTTATAAGTGGTTGCTGTTTTATTCTTGGATAACCGTTCTTGTCGTCCATCCTGCCTCGCACACCCACATCCCCTCTCTGCGCCCGCAGGAACCCGTGGACAGGTACTCGCACGTGTCGGAGTCGTCCATGGGCAGCAAGCGGCCGACGCTGGAGCGCGGCGTGAGCGAGTTCTACGAGGAGGCTCCTCACCTGAGCGACGTCCTCACCTCGCCCGACCACTCCCCCGAGGGCTCCCCCCGCGCCCCCACTCGGTACCCACACGACTACGAGTATCGTATCCACCCGTACGACCACCAGCGCTACACGACGCACTACCTGGACGAGcacgacgacggcgacgaccaCTTCGTGGAGCACCGTGAGCGCCGCGTCGACCGCCACGAGGTGCTGCAGGACGCGTACGTGGTGCGCGCGGAGCGGAGAGTCGACCACCGCTCCGACCGCTCCACCCACTCGGGCCGCGAGGAGGTGTACTCCGTCGCCGAGACCCAGGTGTCGGGCTGGGCGCGCAAGCACTAATCCCTCCCCGTCGGCGCCTCCTGCTACCCAGGAGCCAGGCCGGCGGCGCAGTGTCCCAGCGGCGAGTCCTGTCACCGCTATTAACTCCAGGACACAGTGAAGTTCGCTAATGTATTAACAACTCCAATACGTGTTACTGGAGTACTAGACCCAACTAACCTCCCAGGTGCATTATGTGCATATCTTAGTGCTTGAAAGGACGCTGTTCTGTGCTttaaggaagcgagagagacacTTAACCTGTGAGATAGTGTAGAAACCGAGCGGGGCAGCCCCTGCTCGCGACACTTGCCTACTAATATTGAGAGAGACAGCGGTGGTCTTATCAGCCCCTCGCCAGCGCCACTATTGCCCCTTGTTGCTGCCCCttgcacgcgctcacacacacactcacgcacaagcacacgtacaaGCACTCATAACATTAACCCATACATCTGCAGAGAGGGAACCTTAGCTCTAATCAATGTGCAATATGACACGTCATATCTTACACCACATTTCCAACCACCTAAAAAATCATGCTAGTGGTCTAGTTCATGCACAGCACCGTAAGGTGTGTCGTGCGTAGACACTTGGTTGGACATCATGCAGCGCACTTTCGGGTGTGTCGCTCCGAGCGGCAGCAGCGTGAGGTCATGACCCGATCTCGCAGTTTCATCCCTAGTCATCATCCcgcgggaggcgaggcgaggggggCTAGGAGCGCCGCATGTTACGCCGCCGGGCTGCGCACTTGTTCTTTGCGCTCATTCGTTGGTGAATGGCAGAGAATGGCACGCGGGTCTTGTCAATGCAATGCATTTGTGTAATACTTGGCCTCTGTCGCGCTTTTGTAATAAATGATGAGCAACAGCAGCAGACAGGAGCGCCCGCGGCCCTAAGTGCGTATCCCTCCAGAGCGGCCAAGTCCTCTCGTTGCGCGGGTTGGGCTTCGTGGGACGTAACGGCAGTTACttatatgatgaaaatagtaaactaTGTTGTAGCGGAGATGTTAGACTTGAACGTAATGTAAGTGTAAATGAACTAACGTCGAAAATTTTATATAGCTTTCGTTAAAAATACATGACAAACTTCTTTCTTTTAaaccaaattattattttttctatacgATGTCTGATTCAGGTACGGTGAATTAACACGTCAAAACGACGGCAAAGCTTCAGTGCTTCCTTGCATGTAGACCAAGCTATGTCCAGGGCAGGGCAAGCGTCACCATGAGCTAAAAAATGGTGGTCAGTGAACACCAGCTCCTCGGATCCTTATATCTTGCATACAGTATCTGAATGGTTTCATGGTGATCTCAATCATGTTAAACTATAGGTCAAGTTTATGGTTGTGAAATAGTAAAATCTTTTAAGACAAAACTGGCAGAATGAGAAATCCGAAAACCACACACTTGTTCTCACGCCTTGACCTGCCCTGCGGAGACAGCTTAAACGAGAAACATTATGTTCAACAGTTCTGTATACTGATCTTAACACATAACAGTGCTTCGAAGTAAGCTTTACACAAAGATATTTCTCTAATTACGATTAATACTCTCACCAAAGTAACAATTAATACCTACTTATCTAAGCTGATATCCACCCAGCTCATTCTGCCAATACGAGGTTTCCAAAAGAGGTAatacaacgaaagaaaagaaaaccaaaacgaAAACAGAAGAGGGGCGAATGCGAGTGTGTGAAGACGAagtatatgtgtccgtgtgtccggCTTGGTGGAGTGCAGGAGCTCCGGCCCTTCACGAGGCGCCGGACGCTCGAGTACCTGATCAGAGGGAAATTATTAGCATTCGTCCGAGGAACAAGTGAAAAGCATGGTAAACACTTTGTGTATTAATGCTTTAAATACAGGCCATAATAGTTTCTAATGacgttttgtgttttatttcttcaCCCTTGAAGACCAATttcgaaaaaatgtatatagtgTTTATtctgagaaacaaacacacacatatatacatacatttatgtatgtatctaacatatctatctatctatctatctacatatgtatatatatgtaatacataaccacacacacacatacatacatacacacacacacacacacacacacacacacacacacacatatatatatatatatatatatatatatatatatatatatatatatatatatatatatatatatatatatacatgaacgatTGGAGCAACTGCAAAaggttgtttctgtttgtttgtgttgaaagAGAAAGGTATTCTAAgagtagggggctgtgggggggggggggatcacaaagaatcaatcccacttggcaTACACGgtctgatatgtgtgtgtgtatgtgtgtatgtaggtgtgtgtgtgtgtgtgtgtgtgtgtgtgtgtgtgtgtgtgtgtgtgtgtgtgtgtgtgtgtgtgcgtgcgtgcgtgtgtgtgtgtgtgtgtgtgtgtgtgtgtgtgtgtgtgtgtgtgtgtgtgtgtgtgcgtgtgtgtgtgtgtgtgtgtgtgtgtgtgtgtgtgtgtgtgtgtgtgtgtgtgtgtgtgtgcgtgtgtgtgtgtgtgtgtgtgtgtgtgtgtgtgtgtgtgtgtgtgtgtgtgtgtgtgtgtgtgtgtgtgtgtgtgtgtgtgtgtgtgtgtgtgtgtgtgtgtgtgtgtgtgtgtgtgtgtgtgtgtgtgtgtgcatgtgtgtgtgtgtgtgtgtgtgtgtgtgtgtgtgtgtgtgtgtgtgtgcgtgtgtgtgtgtgtgtgcgtgcgtgtgtgcatgtgtgtgtgtatgtgtatgtgtgggtctgtgtgcgtgtgtgtgtgtgtgtgtgtgtgtgtgtgtgtgtgtgtgtgtgtgtgtgcgtgtgtgtgtgtgtgtgtttgtgtgtgtgtgtgtgcgtgcgtgtgtgcatgtgtgtgtgtgtgtatgtgtgtgtgtgtgtgtgtgtgtgtgtgcctgagtgtgtgtgtgtgcgtgtgtgtgtgtttgtgtgtatgtgtgtgtgtgtgtgtgtgtgtgtgtgtgt
The DNA window shown above is from Penaeus vannamei isolate JL-2024 chromosome 12, ASM4276789v1, whole genome shotgun sequence and carries:
- the pot gene encoding uncharacterized protein pot; this translates as MISRHKMWPLVWAALWAWAAAQYIGEEGLSPIQKTAVIGGAARELDQIGPKIFTDRTNTTLNCASGSMLVDVEFYEPFYGIIYPNGSRNSACKVQGHGKTKYHLDLPLKGCGTERVERRVFVNNIIVRFHPGLELEGDEVKTIICRYPSPEVIPPPPPPVPIKAGPPPPGVPQRVSEVEILLIICAIVFLALLLVGMACSYTCLKKRNIRLVRRRPMSLGAASDITKMSGSSLIFDGVKIPRAHATSTSDSDTALVSQPDTLPSDYPSDPPSSGSEVEEADLRSVERRSSAASSRMQEETIHAFQNQAFIMEEDRLSSAYSDAMLQSEAEMVTAATVSRPPQPSFLVRVKRAPTPPKTPEPDYPVMLAQAQSLTTILESDESFRAESIPGSEHALLVSESEDLIPPPAILPPPEYAHVHRRTMEIPRPPPPPPSDYGSVARSVSEHDLMVDTREATRRDLRHVENVQLITTETTDVRETVERNGRRYLVRRAPSEPDSEYPSEARSVTDVVEDLPVVPRPPEVTSHVVDDRHMSTITETTTTEDIERHRRFVKQYHVKPKALPPPRWNVAIRHYPGPKYADEVESSGPEWEGYSEPGSDVFRQHLFHADEDDLTQLEVERLEHPPPPNWNVLLRVLEPPRTEEAVQYVLTREDREKWRQIISTESTLRTMLTTATVREDFERIRHDQRYEKLFEPKKWDVIIRILSPPDIPHDRYDSTSEAPSASDTESLPSRDGRRYRKHETVVTVRRPSLPPLYEYDSDGNPIIVRRPGPPSARSRRSSKSSIHSGIDVRSMTETEVNFARADTWSEASGPSMARSIADRSQPEMTYTVPVLPDDEYPDTDFDDRMSARTGRSLARSASEFTEDWRHHEPVDRYSHVSESSMGSKRPTLERGVSEFYEEAPHLSDVLTSPDHSPEGSPRAPTRYPHDYEYRIHPYDHQRYTTHYLDEHDDGDDHFVEHRERRVDRHEVLQDAYVVRAERRVDHRSDRSTHSGREEVYSVAETQVSGWARKH